Proteins from one Triticum aestivum cultivar Chinese Spring chromosome 7A, IWGSC CS RefSeq v2.1, whole genome shotgun sequence genomic window:
- the LOC123154251 gene encoding UDP-glycosyltransferase CGT, with amino-acid sequence MASSSRDDRAGAAAPRPRIVLLPSAGMGHLAPFSRLAAALSSGHACDVSLVTVLPTVSSAESGQLDALFAAFPAVRRLDFHLPPLDAPELSGADPFYVHYEATRRSARLLAPLLAAADASALIADISLASVLIPVASELRLPCYVFFTASATMFSFYAYYPTYLDATGAGDADVPGVYRIPKSSFPQALHDRNNLFTQQFVANGRSLSKADGLLINTFDDLEPEAVTALRQGSVVPGFPPVFTVGPLSPVSFPARASSDYSAWLDAQPERSVVYVSFGSRKALARDQLSELADGLEASGCRFLWVVKGAVVDKDDGAELSELLGEGFLQRVSGRALVTKAWVEQGEVLKHPAIGMFVSHCGWNSLTEAFATGVPVLAWPRFADQRVNAGIVARCGAGVWVERWSWEGDDGVVKGEEIAEKVKSVMADEMLRRSSTVVREAATTAVAGGGTSYRSLAELVARCCHGSALQ; translated from the coding sequence ATGGCCTCCAGCTCGAGAGACGACCGTGCGGGAGCTGCAGCGCCGCGCCCGCGCATCGTCCTCCTCCCGAGCGCCGGCATGGGCCACCTGGCGCCCTTCAGCCGTCTCGCCGCCGCCCTTTCCTCTGGCCACGCCTGCGACGTCTCCCTCGTGACGGTCCTCCCCACCGTCTCGTCCGCCGAGTCCGGCCAGCTCGACGCGCTCTTCGCCGCGTTCCCGGCCGTCCGCAGGCTCGACTTCCACCTCCCGCCGCTCGACGCGCCCGAGCTCTCCGGTGCCGACCCGTTCTACGTGCACTACGAGGCCACGCGCCGTTCCGCGCGTCTCCTCGCcccgctcctcgccgccgccgacgcgtCCGCGCTCATCGCCGACATCTCGCTGGCCTCCGTGCTGATCCCCGTGGCCAGCGAGCTCCGCCTCCCGTGCTACGTCTTCTTCACCGCGTCCGCCACCATGTTCTCCTTCTACGCCTACTACCCCACCTACTTGGACGCCACGGGAGCCGGCGACGCCGACGTCCCCGGGGTGTACCGCATCCCGAAGTCTTCCTTCCCGCAGGCTCTGCACGACCGTAACAACCTCTTCACTCAGCAGTTCGTCGCCAACGGCCGGAGCCTGTCGAAAGCCGACGGCCTCCTCATCAACACGTTCGACGACTTGGAGCCGGAGGCCGTGACGGCGCTGCGACAGGGCTCGGTTGTCCCTGGCTTCCCGCCGGTGTTTACCGTCGGGCCGCTCAGCCCGGTGAGCTTCCCGGCGAGGGCATCCTCTGACTACTCGGCATGGCTCGACGCGCAGCCGGAGCGGTCGGTGGTGTACGTCAGCTTCGGCAGCCGGAAGGCCTTAGCCCGGGACCAGCTCAGCGAGCTCGCCGACGGTCTTGAAGCGAGCGGTTGCCGGTTCTTGTGGGTGGTGAAGGGCGCCGTCGTGGACAAAGACGACGGCGCCGAGCTCAGCGAGCTGCTCGGCGAAGGATTCTTGCAGCGGGTGAGCGGCCGCGCACTCGTGACCAAGGCGTGGGTGGAGCAAGGGGAGGTCCTGAAGCACCCGGCCATCGGAATGTTCGTCAGCCACTGCGGCTGGAACTCGTTGACCGAGGCGTTTGCGACCGGCGTGCCGGTGCTGGCGTGGCCGAGGTTCGCCGACCAGCGGGTGAACGCCGGCATTGTGGCGCGCTGTGGGGCCGGCGTCTGGGTCGAGCGGTGGAGCTGGGAGGGGGACGATGGGGTGGTGAAGGGGGAGGAGATCGCGGAGAAGGTGAAATCAGTGATGGCAGACGAGATGTTGAGGAGGAGTTCTACGGTGGTCCGCGAGGCCGCGACGACGGCCGTGGCTGGTGGCGGGACGAGCTACCGGAGCTTGGCGGAGCTTGTGGCACGCTGCTGTCATGGTAGTGCCTTACAGTAA